In Coleofasciculus chthonoplastes PCC 7420, a single genomic region encodes these proteins:
- a CDS encoding aspartate aminotransferase family protein — protein MFVTKPTLVENPGIPAESAEGVSTAYNPKDFDTNVMGTYNRFPIALERGTGCRVWDTAGRDYLDFVAGIATCTLGHAHPALIETVTQQIKTLHHVSNLYYIPPQGELAQWMIEHSCADRVFFCNSGAEANEGAIKLARKYAHTVLEIEKPVILTANASFHGRTLATITATGQPKYQKNFDPLVPGFYYVPYNDIGAMEDAIGELDEGDQRVAAVMLEPLQGEGGVRPGELEYFLRLRKICDETGILLILDEVQVGMGRTGKYWGYENLGIEPDIFTSAKGLAGGVPIGAMLCKQFCNVFQPGDHASTFGGNPLACATALTVAQTLERDDILHNVQQRGEQLRTRLRAIAMNYPQLINEVRGWGLINGMELNADVELTAVDVVKAAMEKGLLLVPAGAKVVRFVPPLIVSAEEVDAAATIVEQSIAKLAASVNK, from the coding sequence ATGTTCGTGACCAAACCAACTCTCGTCGAGAATCCCGGAATTCCTGCTGAATCAGCAGAGGGTGTATCGACTGCATACAATCCCAAGGATTTCGATACTAACGTGATGGGAACTTATAATCGTTTCCCCATCGCCCTAGAACGGGGTACGGGTTGTCGAGTTTGGGATACAGCCGGACGTGATTATCTCGATTTTGTGGCTGGGATCGCTACCTGTACCTTGGGTCACGCTCATCCGGCTCTGATCGAAACGGTGACGCAGCAAATCAAAACGCTGCACCATGTTTCTAATCTTTACTATATTCCCCCTCAAGGAGAATTAGCTCAGTGGATGATTGAGCATTCCTGTGCCGATCGCGTTTTTTTCTGTAACTCGGGTGCGGAGGCGAATGAAGGGGCGATTAAATTGGCTCGGAAATACGCCCACACGGTTCTAGAGATTGAGAAACCTGTAATTTTGACGGCGAACGCCAGTTTCCACGGACGCACGTTAGCAACGATTACAGCTACGGGTCAGCCCAAGTATCAAAAGAATTTTGACCCCTTGGTGCCAGGATTTTATTATGTGCCGTATAACGATATCGGTGCCATGGAAGATGCGATCGGAGAATTGGATGAAGGGGATCAACGAGTAGCCGCAGTGATGCTTGAACCCCTGCAAGGAGAAGGGGGAGTGCGTCCAGGCGAGTTGGAGTACTTCCTGCGCTTGCGGAAAATCTGTGACGAAACGGGTATCCTGCTGATTTTAGATGAAGTACAAGTCGGTATGGGTCGCACGGGTAAATACTGGGGATATGAAAATCTAGGGATTGAACCCGATATTTTTACTAGCGCTAAGGGATTAGCGGGCGGTGTTCCGATTGGGGCGATGTTGTGTAAGCAATTCTGTAATGTGTTTCAACCTGGGGATCACGCCAGTACCTTTGGCGGAAATCCTTTGGCTTGTGCGACGGCTTTAACCGTGGCTCAAACGTTGGAACGGGACGATATTCTGCACAATGTTCAGCAACGGGGTGAACAGTTGCGGACTCGTTTAAGAGCGATCGCGATGAACTATCCCCAGCTAATTAATGAGGTACGCGGTTGGGGACTGATTAATGGGATGGAGTTGAACGCGGATGTGGAACTGACGGCGGTGGATGTGGTGAAAGCGGCGATGGAGAAAGGATTGCTGTTAGTTCCCGCAGGTGCCAAGGTGG